From the Psychrobacter sp. P11F6 genome, the window AAATTAATAAGTGAAATGGAACAAATATGATAAGCGCACTATTGTAGTTTGACTGCTTTGTATGCACGTGAAAACGAAGATACTTAGCGATTAAAAGTGCTTAAAATAAGGGATTATACGGCATCGCTGTGACTATTTTAACCATCGCTTATAATATAGTTTTCAAATAAGCGTCATAAGCTAATACCATTTATAAATAAATTTGGCATATAAAATAAATTAACAAGCTTATACGTCAGTTAGTTAGACGTATAAATCATCATCATCTGAATGCTCAGCAGTTGCTAACTCATCGATACCAGTAGTCACGTCAGCATTTAATTTGACTAAGAACTTTAGTTTTTGTGTCGCATCAATCGCCGTTTGCCAATCTTGGTTTTGGTAAGCATCGTTAAAACGCTTAGACTGTTTTGCCAGTCGCTCGGTGATTTGAGGGTGTAGTTGTTGCAATGTCGCACGATCTTTACCCTCAATAGCGTCATCTAAATCCATGCGCATCTGCATCGCATCTTCTAAAAAGTCCAAGTCTGCAATTGAATGCTCTAGATTCTGTGCTTGATCTGCCATGTCTAGTAGATAGCTAGCACGACTATCAGGCGCACTTAACGCTTGGTAGGCTTGATTGATTAACGCTGAGGCTTGCTCAGACTGCTGTTGCGCTTGCGTAGTATTGGCTAGATTCTTGGTGACATTATCAGGATGATAACGTTTTTGTAGCAGACGTAGATGCTGATCGAGACTCTCTTGATTGACTTCAAACTGTACAGGCTGCTCAAATAGGGCAAAGAAGTTATCAAACTGGGCTTCTGCAGTAATGTCTGTCATATCATACGCCTTGCTTGTTATTTATTTTGAAAGTTTTCTTTAGCTGAGAACATATTTATTATGTCTTAAATATAGAGTCAGGAAACTCTAAGCTCAAGGGTTTTTAACCTTTGGCTCATTAAACGGTAAAAGACTCGCCGCAACCACATTCGCCTTTTTGATTGGGATTGGTGAACTTAAAGCCTTCGTTAAGACCTTCTTTTTCGTAGTCCATCAACAAACCATCTAAATACACCAAACTTTTAGGATCAATAAAGATGTTAACGCCGCGGCTTTCGTAACGCGTGTCATTTTCATCAGGGGTATCTACAAACTCTAAAACGTAAGCTAAGCCTGAGCAACCCGCGGTACGGATACCCACTCGAATACCTTCGCCTTTGCCGCGATTGTCCAAAAAGTCTCGAACATGCTGAGCGGCGCGTTCTGTCATTTCAATCATGCCAACTCCCATTGACTATCAATGATAAATATCAATCAAAAAAATCTGTATAAACTGGCAATGAAAATAGCGCACTTGCCAAAAAAATCTTAATAACGACCAGTTAAGAATCACTAGAAAATAAAAGGTGACAATTACATTAGCGTTATTGTCACCTTTTTAGCGTTAGTAGCTGTTCAATACATCGACTACTAAAGTACGGCCATTAAGACCGTGTACTTAGAAGTACAATACTTACGCTAATAGGTTTAGCTAGCCGCTTCTTCTGTCTCTACTGCTGCGCTATGCTTACCTTTATAGTCGCTAATAGCGGCTTTAATGGCGTCTTCAGCAAGTACAGAGCAATGCACTTTTACTGGTGGTAAGGCCAACTCTTTCGCGATATCGTTGTTTTTGATTTCGCCCGCTTGATCCAAGCTTTTGCCTTTTAGCCACTCAGTCACGAGCGAGCTTGAAGCAATGGCTGAACCACAGCCATAAGTTTTAAAGCGTGCATCTTCAATGATGCCGTTATCATCAACTTGAATTTGTAGGCGCATTACATCGCCACAAGCTGGGGCACCAACCATACCAGTACCAACGTTTTTGGCATTTTTATCAAGATTGCCGACGTTGCGTGGATTTTCGTAATGATCAATAACTTGGTCACTATAGGCCATGGGGTTTTCTCCTAGTTAGATGATGAGTAGTCAATTACTGACTTTAAATGTCTAACTACTCATCGATAATTGGGGTCAAACATTTAGTTAATAGAAACGGTATTTATAAAAACGGTATTTATAAAAACTGGATTTATAAGTGTCTGATCAATCGTATAATGGTTCTGTTTGATAACTGTGTCGTTGCTTTCGGTAATTTTAGTGCTCAGCCCATTCGACTGAATCTAAATCAACACCTTCTTGGTACATATCCCAAAGTGGTGATAAGGCACGTAATTTATCGACCGCTTCATGCATTTGTTTGATGACAGTATCGATGTCTGCTTCAGTGGTATAACGACCAAAGCTGAAACGAATTGAGCTGTGTGCTAATTCATCTGGGCGACCAATAGCGCGTAATACATATGATGGCTCAAGCGTCGCTGATGTACAGGCTGAACCTGATGATACAGCTAAATCTTTAAGTGACATCATGAGAGACTCGCCCTCAACGAAGTTGAAGCTGATGTTTACAATGTTAGGCACGCTGTGCTCAAGATCACCATTTAGGTAGATCTCTTCGATATCTTGTAGACCGTCCCACAGTTTTTGGCGTAGCTTGGCTGCATGTGCATGGTCTTCTTCATAACGCTCATTGGCTAAAGCAAATGCTGCTCCAAGACCAACGATTTGATGCGTCGGTAATGTACCTGAACGCATACCGCGCTCATGACCACCGCCATGCTGCTCTGCTTTCAAACGGATACGTGGCTTACGACGAACAAATAATGCGCCAATACCTTTAGGGCCGTAGGCTTTGTGACCTGAGAAGCTCATCAAATCGATCTTCGTGGTTTCAAGGTCAATCAATACTTTACCAACAGATTGTGCGCCATCGACGTGGAAGACCACACCCGCTTCACGAGTGATTTCACCAATGGCAGCGACATCAGTAATCGTACCAAGCTCATTGTTCACCATCATGAGTGATACTAAGATAGTATCGTCACGTAATGCTTCTTTAACTTGCTCTGGTAAGATTAGCCCAGTGCTTGGCTGTGGCTCAAGATAAGTAATCTCAAAACCTTCTTGCTCAAGCTCACGGCACGTATCTAATACGGCTTTATGTTCGATTTTGCTGGTAATGATGTGCTTACCACGAGATTGATAAAAGTGCGCTGCACCTTTAATGGCTAGGTTGTCTGATTCTGTTGCACCAGAGGTAAAGACGATTTCGCGTGGATCAGCATTAATGACTTCAGCCACTTGTTGACGCGCTGTTTCTACCGCTTCTTCTGCTTGCCAGCCATAGCCATGCGAGCGCGAGGCTGGATTACCAAAGATGCCATCTACTGTCAGATACTCGCTCATCTTAGCAGCTACTGATTTTGCAACTGGGGTAGTGGCGGCATAATCTAAGTATATAAGGTTGTTATGTTGGCTCATGCTGGGTTTGCCTCGCTGTTCGATAGGGTAATAGTGTTGATATCTTTTATGGAAATCTCTTTGGTAGAGCTGTGCTGACGCTCTGACACTGACTGCACATTTTCCATGTCTAATAATTGCGCTAATGTTATATTTTTCAAGTACTGTTCGATATGATTGGACAGTGCACACCATAAATCATGGGTTAAGCACATTGTACCACCTTGACAGTCGCCACGTCCTTCGCACTGCATCGCATTAACCGACTCATCGACGGCAGATATGATGCTCATGACATCTATTTCATGCAACGGTTTAGCTAGATGATAGCCGCCTGCTGCACCTCGGATGCTAGTGACTAGACCACGCTTACGAAGTTTGGAAAACAGTTGTTCAAGGTAAGAGATAGAAATCGATTGCCGCTTGGCGATATCAGATAAGGAGACTGCAGTGTCTTGTTGGCTGGTTTGTAATGCCAAATCCAGTAACGCAGTAACGGCATATCTGCCTCGAGTAGTCAAACGCATGTGTTATCTCCAAACTTTTAAGTCATTTTTATTTAACAACGACCTTAGCAAAATGATAGTGGTGGCAGCTTGTAGCGCAATATGAAAGCTACTGATGGAATCACATAACCGCTAAGTTGTGTCTTATCGTTATTAAACAGCAGATGATTAACCCGATGTGTGCAACGATTAAGCCAATTATACTTAATCCTGAGTAATTTAGTCAAGATTAAAGTGTGGTTGAATGGTTAATCGAGCTTATCACTATGATTGATAAAAACAATGGTATTAAAAGGAGGGGGTATAAGATTGAGAGCATTGATTCCTAGCATTTTTGAAATACTAAAATACAGTCTTGAGGTTTGAGTCAGGCATTTTTTTAACTTCTATCAATTATATTAGGGCGTGCTGAATGTTCAATACGCCCCAGTCATCTAAGCGCTTAATATCCTAAGCGTTTAAGTATGCCTTCATCGACATCAAACGCACTTGGTAAAGTAAGCAGCCTTTCATTGTTAAGCTGTCATTGATAAGTCGTCGTTGGCGAAATTAATTCATTAATAGCGCAATAATGGCTGCGATCATAATGACAAGCGCAGCCACGGTGACGATTATCAGGGTTTTCTGTTTGCTCTGTAACTCTTTAACCGTGATTTCAAGCTCACGGTTTTTAATAGTCAAGGTGTTTATTTGGGTTTGTTGCTCTTTGATGCGTAATTTATAGCTGTCCTTTTTGTCAGCCATTTCAGCTTCAGTAGGCTTGGTCTTACCTTTGCCACCTTTTATCTTTTTAATAAGACCTTGAATTAAGCTGCCAAGACCGAGCTGCATAATAAACTGCTTGACCAACTGTACTTGAACAGACTCACCGCGCATTTGTAGTTTTTCGGTGGTTTCGCTGTCATGAGTGGTGATCGCATTGATCACTTGGATGCTATAAGCATTAATGATGACGTCAGGTTCGCTGCGGTCAATAGGTAACTCTGCGTCTAATAATACGCCTTTGGTGCTAAAAGTGGCAAACACTTCAACATGCGGTAGATACAAGCGTAGCGCCACGACAGTACCTTGCTTGGCAAGTGGGTAAGCGGCTTTACGTAGTTCGGGATCTAAACGTAACAATAGTGTCAGCGCCGACTCGATGAACACCAGAATGATATTAAGAAAAGAGTGAGACAACGTAGAACGCTTCATGTAAATAATCCGTTTTATATTTGGCAAATTAGAGGCAAAAGACAAACAAGAGTCAAAATTGACCCAAAAGGTGCAGTGATATTTTGCTTATAGTAACGCCTTTATAATAAAAAGTAACGCTAGTTTCTGTCAGTTGGAAAATTATTACTTTACAATTTGGTAATCAACAAGGACACAGATATTTATGACTGGCGATGCCTCAGTATGAGATGACATCTCTTTGAACGATAAGGCATTATAGAGGTTGACTCGCTAAGTCGAAGTTAGGAAAAGCCAA encodes:
- the hscB gene encoding Fe-S protein assembly co-chaperone HscB; this translates as MTDITAEAQFDNFFALFEQPVQFEVNQESLDQHLRLLQKRYHPDNVTKNLANTTQAQQQSEQASALINQAYQALSAPDSRASYLLDMADQAQNLEHSIADLDFLEDAMQMRMDLDDAIEGKDRATLQQLHPQITERLAKQSKRFNDAYQNQDWQTAIDATQKLKFLVKLNADVTTGIDELATAEHSDDDDLYV
- the iscA gene encoding iron-sulfur cluster assembly protein IscA, which gives rise to MIEMTERAAQHVRDFLDNRGKGEGIRVGIRTAGCSGLAYVLEFVDTPDENDTRYESRGVNIFIDPKSLVYLDGLLMDYEKEGLNEGFKFTNPNQKGECGCGESFTV
- the iscU gene encoding Fe-S cluster assembly scaffold IscU; amino-acid sequence: MAYSDQVIDHYENPRNVGNLDKNAKNVGTGMVGAPACGDVMRLQIQVDDNGIIEDARFKTYGCGSAIASSSLVTEWLKGKSLDQAGEIKNNDIAKELALPPVKVHCSVLAEDAIKAAISDYKGKHSAAVETEEAAS
- a CDS encoding IscS subfamily cysteine desulfurase, with the protein product MSQHNNLIYLDYAATTPVAKSVAAKMSEYLTVDGIFGNPASRSHGYGWQAEEAVETARQQVAEVINADPREIVFTSGATESDNLAIKGAAHFYQSRGKHIITSKIEHKAVLDTCRELEQEGFEITYLEPQPSTGLILPEQVKEALRDDTILVSLMMVNNELGTITDVAAIGEITREAGVVFHVDGAQSVGKVLIDLETTKIDLMSFSGHKAYGPKGIGALFVRRKPRIRLKAEQHGGGHERGMRSGTLPTHQIVGLGAAFALANERYEEDHAHAAKLRQKLWDGLQDIEEIYLNGDLEHSVPNIVNISFNFVEGESLMMSLKDLAVSSGSACTSATLEPSYVLRAIGRPDELAHSSIRFSFGRYTTEADIDTVIKQMHEAVDKLRALSPLWDMYQEGVDLDSVEWAEH
- a CDS encoding Rrf2 family transcriptional regulator, with protein sequence MRLTTRGRYAVTALLDLALQTSQQDTAVSLSDIAKRQSISISYLEQLFSKLRKRGLVTSIRGAAGGYHLAKPLHEIDVMSIISAVDESVNAMQCEGRGDCQGGTMCLTHDLWCALSNHIEQYLKNITLAQLLDMENVQSVSERQHSSTKEISIKDINTITLSNSEANPA